In one Stenotrophomonas maltophilia genomic region, the following are encoded:
- the ribB gene encoding 3,4-dihydroxy-2-butanone-4-phosphate synthase gives MNFAPIPEILEDIRQGRMVVIVDDEDRENEGDLIMAAELVKASDINFMVTHGRGLVCLPLTRTRAADLGLAPMVQANTAQFQTNFTVSIEAAEGVTTGISAHDRAHTIRTAVKPNARPSDLHQPGHIFPLIAQPGGVLTRAGHTEAGVDLAMLAGLEPAGVLVEILNPDGSMARRPELEVFAREHGLKMGSIADLIAYRLATEKTVERVDERDIDTEFGPFRLVTYRDRIAHDLHFALVRGTPDAGTPTLVRVQVENPLADLLHWRRDDFGVAATDALRAIAAEGAGVMVVLSAPRDGEALLARLRQQPAPVVPGKDKDVGQWRRNGAGAQILSDLGLGKLRVLGTPRRQIGLAGYGLEVVETVAL, from the coding sequence ATGAACTTCGCGCCGATCCCCGAGATCCTGGAAGACATCCGCCAGGGCCGCATGGTCGTCATCGTCGATGACGAGGACCGCGAGAACGAAGGCGACCTGATCATGGCTGCCGAGCTGGTCAAGGCCAGCGACATCAACTTCATGGTTACCCATGGCCGTGGCCTGGTGTGCCTGCCGTTGACCCGCACCCGCGCCGCCGACCTGGGCCTGGCGCCGATGGTGCAGGCCAACACCGCGCAGTTCCAGACCAATTTCACCGTCAGCATCGAAGCGGCTGAGGGCGTGACCACCGGCATCTCCGCCCATGACCGCGCGCATACCATCCGCACCGCGGTGAAGCCCAACGCGCGGCCGTCGGACCTGCACCAGCCCGGCCACATCTTCCCGCTGATCGCCCAGCCGGGCGGCGTGCTGACCCGCGCCGGCCACACCGAGGCGGGCGTGGACCTGGCCATGCTGGCTGGGCTGGAACCGGCCGGCGTGCTGGTGGAGATCCTCAACCCGGACGGCAGCATGGCGCGTCGCCCGGAGCTGGAAGTGTTCGCCCGCGAGCACGGCCTGAAGATGGGCTCCATCGCCGACCTGATCGCCTACCGCCTGGCCACCGAGAAGACGGTCGAGCGCGTTGATGAGCGCGACATCGATACCGAGTTCGGCCCGTTCAGGCTGGTGACCTACCGCGACCGCATCGCCCACGACCTGCACTTCGCCCTGGTCCGCGGCACTCCCGACGCTGGCACGCCTACGCTGGTGCGCGTGCAGGTGGAGAATCCGCTGGCCGACCTGCTGCACTGGCGTCGTGACGATTTCGGCGTGGCCGCCACCGACGCGCTGCGTGCGATCGCCGCCGAAGGTGCCGGCGTGATGGTGGTGCTGTCGGCGCCGCGCGATGGCGAGGCGCTGCTCGCGCGCCTGCGCCAGCAGCCCGCACCGGTGGTGCCGGGCAAGGACAAGGATGTGGGCCAGTGGCGCCGCAATGGCGCCGGTGCGCAGATCCTGTCCGATCTGGGTCTGGGCAAGCTGCGCGTGCTGGGCACGCCGCGCCGGCAGATCGGCCTGGCCGGCTATGGCCTGGAAGTGGTGGAGACGGTGGCCCTGTAA
- the nrdR gene encoding transcriptional regulator NrdR, protein MYCPFCQHADTRVIDSRVSEDGATIRRRRECEACNERFSTLETVELKLPAIVKSDGTREAFDQRKVRAGFDRALQKRAVPEDKIEAAVRAVVHQLRLSGEREVPSIKVGEFVMNELRKLDHVGYVRFASVYRSFEDVADFREEIEKLERELPASTEQLQLLGDVIALAKKKKG, encoded by the coding sequence ATGTATTGCCCCTTCTGCCAACATGCCGATACCCGGGTCATCGACTCGCGCGTCTCTGAAGACGGCGCGACGATCCGCCGTCGGCGTGAGTGCGAGGCCTGCAACGAGCGCTTCAGCACCCTGGAAACCGTCGAACTGAAGCTGCCGGCCATCGTCAAGAGCGATGGCACCCGCGAGGCCTTCGACCAGCGCAAGGTACGCGCCGGCTTCGATCGCGCGCTGCAGAAGCGTGCCGTGCCGGAAGACAAGATCGAAGCGGCGGTGCGTGCGGTGGTCCATCAGTTGCGCCTCAGTGGCGAGCGTGAAGTGCCTTCGATCAAGGTGGGCGAGTTCGTGATGAACGAGCTGCGCAAGCTCGATCACGTGGGGTACGTGCGATTCGCCTCGGTCTACCGCAGCTTCGAGGATGTGGCCGATTTCCGCGAGGAAATCGAAAAACTCGAACGCGAGCTGCCGGCCAGCACCGAACAGCTGCAGCTGCTGGGCGATGTGATCGCCCTGGCCAAGAAGAAGAAAGGCTGA
- the glyA gene encoding serine hydroxymethyltransferase, translating to MFPRDVRIESYDPELAKAIAAETQRQEDHVELIASENYTSPAVMEAQGSQLTNKYAEGYPGKRYYGGCEYVDIAEQLAIDRLKQLFGADYANVQPHSGSQANQAVYFALLQPGDTILGMSLAHGGHLTHGAKVNASGKLFNAVQYGVNDQGLIDYDEVERLALEHKPKMVVAGFSAYSQVIDWARFRAIADKVGAYLFVDMAHVAGLVAAGVYPSPLDHAHVVTSTTHKTLRGPRGGIIVAKGADEDLVKKLQSIVFPGIQGGPLMHVIAGKAVAFKEALEPAFKTYQQQVVKNAQAMANTLIARGYKIVSGGTQNHLMLVDMIGKDVSGKDAEAALGKAHITVNKNSVPNDPRSPFVTSGLRLGTPAVTTRGYTEQDCVDLANWIADVLDAPNDDAVIARVRDAVSAQCRKYPVYG from the coding sequence ATGTTCCCGCGTGACGTCCGCATCGAATCCTACGATCCCGAACTGGCCAAGGCCATCGCCGCTGAGACCCAGCGCCAGGAAGACCATGTCGAGCTGATCGCCAGCGAGAACTACACCAGCCCGGCAGTGATGGAAGCGCAGGGCAGCCAGCTGACCAACAAGTACGCCGAAGGCTATCCGGGCAAGCGCTACTACGGTGGTTGCGAATACGTGGACATCGCCGAGCAGCTGGCGATCGACCGCCTCAAGCAGCTGTTCGGCGCCGACTATGCGAACGTGCAGCCACACAGCGGCTCGCAGGCCAACCAGGCCGTGTACTTCGCGCTGCTGCAGCCGGGCGACACCATCCTCGGCATGAGCCTGGCCCACGGCGGCCACCTCACCCATGGCGCCAAGGTGAACGCCTCGGGCAAGCTGTTCAACGCCGTGCAGTACGGCGTGAACGACCAGGGCCTGATCGACTACGACGAAGTCGAGCGCCTGGCCCTGGAGCACAAGCCGAAGATGGTCGTGGCTGGCTTCTCGGCCTACTCGCAGGTGATCGACTGGGCACGCTTCCGCGCCATCGCCGACAAGGTCGGCGCCTACCTGTTCGTCGACATGGCCCACGTCGCCGGTCTGGTCGCCGCCGGCGTCTATCCGAGCCCGCTGGACCATGCCCACGTCGTCACCTCCACCACCCACAAGACCCTGCGCGGCCCGCGCGGCGGCATCATCGTCGCCAAGGGTGCCGATGAGGACCTGGTCAAGAAGCTGCAGTCGATCGTGTTCCCGGGTATCCAGGGCGGTCCGCTGATGCATGTCATCGCCGGCAAGGCGGTGGCCTTCAAGGAAGCGCTGGAACCGGCCTTCAAGACCTATCAGCAGCAGGTGGTGAAGAACGCCCAGGCGATGGCCAACACGCTCATCGCGCGCGGCTACAAGATCGTCTCCGGCGGCACCCAGAACCACCTGATGCTGGTGGACATGATCGGCAAGGACGTGTCCGGCAAGGACGCGGAAGCGGCACTGGGCAAGGCGCACATCACCGTCAACAAGAACTCGGTGCCGAACGACCCGCGTTCGCCGTTCGTGACCTCGGGCCTGCGCCTGGGTACGCCGGCGGTGACCACCCGTGGCTACACCGAGCAGGACTGCGTGGATCTGGCCAACTGGATCGCCGATGTCCTCGATGCGCCGAACGATGACGCCGTGATCGCCCGCGTGCGCGATGCCGTCAGCGCGCAGTGCCGCAAGTACCCGGTCTACGGTTGA
- a CDS encoding riboflavin synthase codes for MFTGIIEGVGRLAARESIGGDVRFTFNVGNLPFDHVQMGESIAINGVCLTVIAFDANSFQADASTETLGLTTLGQLEQGAVINLERAMRPTDRLGGHLVSGHVDGLGQVLSIHDDARAQRWRFAAPASLLRYIAKKGSICVDGVSLTVNEVDEEGFEVALIPHTVANTAFSASGVGSAVNLEIDLVARYVERLVGGHLQGGAA; via the coding sequence TTGTTTACTGGAATCATCGAAGGCGTCGGCCGTCTGGCCGCACGCGAGTCCATCGGCGGCGATGTCCGCTTCACCTTCAATGTCGGCAACCTGCCGTTCGACCACGTGCAGATGGGCGAAAGCATCGCCATCAACGGTGTCTGCCTGACGGTCATCGCATTCGACGCCAACAGCTTCCAGGCCGATGCCTCCACCGAGACGCTGGGCCTGACCACGCTGGGCCAACTCGAGCAGGGCGCGGTCATCAACCTCGAGCGTGCCATGCGCCCGACCGATCGTCTGGGTGGGCATCTGGTCAGCGGCCACGTTGATGGCCTGGGCCAGGTGCTGTCCATCCACGATGACGCGCGCGCCCAGCGCTGGCGCTTCGCCGCGCCGGCCTCGCTGCTGCGCTACATCGCCAAGAAAGGCTCGATCTGCGTGGACGGCGTCAGCCTCACCGTCAACGAAGTGGACGAGGAAGGCTTCGAGGTCGCGCTGATCCCGCATACCGTGGCCAACACCGCCTTCTCCGCCTCCGGCGTGGGCAGTGCGGTGAACCTGGAAATCGACCTGGTCGCCCGTTATGTCGAACGTCTTGTTGGCGGGCACCTGCAGGGAGGCGCAGCATGA
- the ribD gene encoding bifunctional diaminohydroxyphosphoribosylaminopyrimidine deaminase/5-amino-6-(5-phosphoribosylamino)uracil reductase RibD, with amino-acid sequence MTTPFSVLDHLHMASALRLAERAAYTTRPNPMVGCVIAHGERVVGQGWHQRAGGPHAEVFALREAGGEARGATAYVTLEPCAHYGRTPPCALALIEAGVSRVVAALRDPFPQVDGGGFDLLRGAGIEVAEGLMAAQARELNKGFLSRVERNRPWLRVKLAASLDGRTAMADGASKWITGAAAREDVQHWRARAGAILTGADTVLADDPMLTVRLRDVDVMPPLRVVLDSRLRSLQCSRVREGGAPTLYLHDAAVSAPDAADAEFASVPSADGRLDLGAMLTLLAGRGINEVHTEAGATLAGALLRGGWVDELLLYQAPTLMGERARPLLAGLGIEAMQQQRRLRVVEQCQVGEDLRLLLRT; translated from the coding sequence ATGACCACCCCATTCTCCGTCCTCGACCATCTGCACATGGCCAGCGCGCTGCGCCTGGCCGAGCGCGCCGCCTACACCACCCGCCCCAATCCGATGGTCGGCTGCGTGATCGCCCATGGTGAACGTGTGGTCGGGCAGGGCTGGCACCAGCGTGCCGGTGGCCCGCATGCCGAAGTGTTCGCGTTGCGCGAGGCCGGTGGTGAGGCGCGCGGTGCCACTGCCTACGTCACCCTTGAGCCCTGCGCGCATTACGGGCGCACACCACCGTGCGCACTGGCACTGATCGAGGCCGGTGTATCGCGTGTGGTCGCTGCGCTGCGTGATCCCTTCCCGCAGGTCGATGGCGGCGGATTCGACCTGCTGCGCGGCGCCGGCATCGAGGTCGCCGAAGGGCTGATGGCGGCGCAGGCACGCGAGCTCAACAAGGGCTTTCTGTCACGCGTGGAGCGCAATCGCCCGTGGCTGCGGGTGAAGCTGGCCGCCAGCCTGGACGGGCGTACGGCGATGGCCGACGGCGCGTCCAAATGGATCACCGGAGCAGCGGCGCGCGAAGACGTGCAGCACTGGCGTGCACGCGCCGGCGCGATCCTGACCGGTGCCGACACCGTCCTGGCTGATGATCCGATGCTGACCGTGCGCCTGCGGGACGTCGACGTGATGCCGCCGCTGCGCGTCGTGCTCGATTCGCGCCTGCGTTCCCTGCAGTGCAGCCGCGTGCGCGAGGGTGGGGCACCGACGCTGTACCTGCATGATGCGGCGGTCAGTGCACCCGATGCAGCCGATGCCGAATTCGCCAGCGTGCCCAGTGCCGACGGCCGTCTCGATCTTGGCGCGATGCTGACCCTGCTGGCCGGGCGCGGCATCAACGAAGTGCATACCGAAGCCGGCGCTACGCTGGCCGGTGCGCTGCTGCGCGGCGGTTGGGTGGATGAGCTGCTGCTGTACCAGGCGCCCACCCTGATGGGGGAACGCGCCCGCCCGCTGCTGGCCGGACTGGGCATCGAGGCGATGCAGCAGCAACGCCGGCTGCGCGTGGTCGAGCAATGCCAGGTGGGTGAGGACCTGCGCCTGCTGCTGCGCACATGA
- the nusB gene encoding transcription antitermination factor NusB, with amino-acid sequence MNKNTQGKPSGKPVRRDGIDPVLRSRARRRAVQAVYAWQISGGNAQSLIAQFAHEQAREIADLAYFEALMHGVLDNRTDIDEALGPYLDRGIEEVDAIERAVLRLAAYELRYRLDVPYRVVINEAIESAKRFGSEHGHTYVNGVLDRAAVEWRKVESGH; translated from the coding sequence ATGAACAAGAACACCCAGGGCAAGCCCTCCGGTAAACCCGTCCGCCGCGATGGCATTGATCCGGTGCTGCGCTCGCGCGCGCGCCGTCGTGCCGTGCAGGCCGTCTACGCGTGGCAGATCTCCGGCGGCAACGCACAGTCGCTGATCGCCCAGTTCGCGCATGAGCAGGCCCGCGAGATCGCCGATCTGGCGTACTTCGAGGCGCTGATGCACGGCGTGCTCGACAACCGCACCGACATCGACGAAGCGCTGGGCCCGTATCTGGACCGTGGCATCGAGGAAGTCGATGCCATCGAACGCGCGGTGCTGCGCCTGGCCGCGTACGAGCTGCGCTACCGCCTGGACGTGCCGTACCGCGTGGTGATCAACGAGGCCATCGAATCGGCCAAGCGCTTCGGCTCCGAACACGGCCACACCTACGTCAACGGTGTGCTGGACCGCGCCGCCGTGGAATGGCGCAAGGTCGAATCGGGCCACTGA
- a CDS encoding NCS2 family permease produces MSLFERLFQLQQHGTTVRTELLAGVTTFLTMSYIVFVNPEILGTTGMDAGAVFVATCLAAALGSTVMALAANFPVGMAPGMGLNAFFAFTVVGAAGLPWQQALAAVFISGLVFLVLSLTGVRAWLVSGIPSSLRSAIVAGIGLFLAIIALQKSGVIIGNEDTLVALGPLNTAPPLLALAGFLLIAVLEARRIRGAILIGILAVTGAGWALGDVQYQGLVSLPPSLAPTFLQLDLPGLLHHDGGAPIAVLLQVVLVFVLVEVFDATGTLYGVVGRAGLLKLPGAQKRFGRALLADSTAIVAGSMLGTSSTTAFAESASGVQVGGRTGLTALVVAALFLAALLFSPLASMVPSYATAPALLFVAGLMLRELVEVDWSDLTESVPAALCALAMPFTYSIANGLAFGFIAYAALKAGTGRWREVHPAVWLVAVLFVLRFALE; encoded by the coding sequence ATGTCCCTGTTCGAACGCCTGTTCCAGCTGCAGCAGCACGGCACCACCGTGCGCACCGAGCTGCTGGCCGGTGTCACCACCTTCCTGACGATGTCCTACATCGTCTTCGTCAACCCCGAAATCCTCGGCACCACCGGCATGGATGCGGGCGCGGTATTCGTCGCCACCTGCCTGGCGGCCGCGCTGGGCTCCACGGTGATGGCGCTGGCAGCCAATTTCCCGGTCGGCATGGCTCCGGGCATGGGCCTGAACGCGTTCTTTGCCTTCACCGTGGTCGGCGCCGCCGGCCTGCCCTGGCAGCAGGCGCTGGCGGCAGTGTTCATCTCCGGCCTGGTGTTCCTGGTGCTGTCGCTGACCGGCGTGCGTGCCTGGCTGGTATCCGGCATTCCTTCGTCACTGCGCTCAGCCATCGTCGCCGGCATCGGCCTGTTCCTGGCCATCATCGCCCTGCAGAAGTCCGGGGTGATCATCGGCAACGAGGACACGCTGGTGGCGCTGGGCCCGCTCAACACCGCCCCACCGCTGCTGGCACTGGCCGGCTTCCTGCTGATCGCCGTGCTGGAGGCGCGCCGCATCCGTGGTGCGATCCTGATCGGCATCCTGGCGGTCACTGGGGCCGGCTGGGCGCTGGGCGACGTGCAGTACCAGGGACTGGTGTCCCTGCCGCCAAGCCTGGCGCCGACCTTCCTGCAGCTGGACCTGCCGGGCCTGCTGCACCACGACGGCGGTGCCCCCATCGCGGTACTGCTGCAGGTGGTGCTGGTGTTCGTGCTGGTGGAGGTGTTCGATGCCACCGGCACGCTGTACGGGGTGGTCGGCCGCGCCGGCCTGCTGAAGCTGCCGGGTGCGCAGAAGCGTTTCGGCCGTGCACTGCTGGCCGACAGCACGGCAATCGTCGCCGGCTCCATGCTGGGCACCAGCAGCACCACGGCATTCGCCGAAAGCGCCTCGGGCGTGCAGGTGGGCGGCCGTACCGGCCTCACCGCCCTGGTGGTCGCCGCGCTGTTCCTGGCCGCCCTGCTGTTCTCGCCGCTGGCCTCGATGGTGCCAAGCTACGCCACCGCACCGGCCCTGCTGTTCGTTGCCGGGTTGATGCTGCGCGAGCTGGTGGAAGTGGACTGGAGCGACCTCACCGAATCGGTGCCGGCGGCCCTGTGCGCGCTGGCGATGCCGTTCACCTACTCCATCGCCAATGGACTGGCTTTCGGCTTCATCGCCTACGCCGCGCTGAAGGCCGGCACTGGCCGCTGGCGCGAGGTGCATCCGGCGGTGTGGCTGGTGGCCGTGCTGTTCGTGCTGCGCTTCGCGCTGGAGTAA
- the ribH gene encoding 6,7-dimethyl-8-ribityllumazine synthase has translation MSHYEGDLRTPESARFAILASRWNARITDTLVAGARQSLAGNGITEANIDVIRVPGAWELPLVAARLAAAHEHAAILTLGCVIRGDTRHYEHVADRCAEGLMRVQLDFGVPVLNGVLAVERVEDAEARAGGSHGNKGEEVALAALEMVNLLEQLP, from the coding sequence ATGAGCCACTACGAAGGCGATCTTCGCACTCCCGAGTCGGCGCGCTTTGCCATCCTGGCCAGCCGCTGGAACGCCCGCATCACCGATACGCTGGTGGCCGGCGCGCGCCAGAGCCTGGCCGGCAACGGCATCACCGAAGCCAACATCGACGTGATCCGGGTGCCGGGCGCCTGGGAACTGCCGCTGGTCGCCGCACGCCTGGCCGCCGCCCATGAACACGCCGCCATCCTCACCCTCGGCTGTGTGATCCGCGGCGACACCCGTCATTACGAACACGTGGCCGACCGCTGCGCCGAAGGCCTGATGCGCGTGCAGCTGGATTTCGGCGTGCCGGTACTGAACGGCGTGCTGGCGGTGGAACGCGTGGAAGATGCCGAGGCCCGCGCCGGCGGCAGCCACGGCAACAAGGGCGAGGAAGTCGCACTCGCCGCATTGGAAATGGTCAATCTTCTGGAGCAGCTGCCATGA
- a CDS encoding RcnB family protein, whose translation MRINRVMAGAVASVLALGAVAPAFADDDHRGRGHDRREWREDRREWRQDRRDWERDRREARRDYRQDRREWHRDHDRYYRPAPPPRVVYRPAYGPGYGWKVGHRYRDYYRGPIYVVNDYPRYHLRRPPHGHHWIRDDRGNMLLVAIATGVIAQYVLSSR comes from the coding sequence ATGCGCATCAATCGAGTAATGGCCGGAGCCGTGGCCTCTGTGCTGGCGCTCGGCGCGGTTGCCCCGGCATTTGCCGACGACGACCACCGCGGCCGCGGTCACGACCGCCGCGAGTGGCGGGAGGATCGTCGCGAGTGGCGACAGGACCGTCGTGACTGGGAGCGCGACCGCCGTGAGGCCCGGCGCGATTACCGGCAGGACCGCCGCGAGTGGCACCGTGACCATGACCGCTACTACCGCCCGGCACCGCCGCCGCGTGTGGTCTACCGCCCTGCCTACGGCCCCGGCTATGGCTGGAAGGTGGGGCACCGCTACCGCGACTACTATCGCGGCCCGATCTACGTGGTGAACGACTATCCGCGCTACCACCTGCGCCGTCCGCCGCATGGCCACCACTGGATCCGCGATGACCGCGGCAACATGCTGCTGGTGGCCATCGCCACCGGCGTGATCGCCCAGTACGTGCTCAGCAGCCGCTGA
- the ettA gene encoding energy-dependent translational throttle protein EttA, with the protein MSSQYIYTMNRVSKVVPPKRQIIKDISLSFFPGAKIGLLGLNGAGKSTVLKIMAGVDTDFEGEARPQPGIKVGYLAQEPELDPNKTVRESVEEGVGEVLQAQAALEAVYAAYAEEGADFDALAKEQERLEAILAAGDAHTLENQLDVAADALRLPPWDAKIANLSGGEKRRVALCRLLLQKPDMLLLDEPTNHLDAESVEWLEQFLARYTGTVVAVTHDRYFLDNAAEWILELDRGRGIPWKGNYTEWLVQKDERLKQEENQEKARQKAIQKELEWSRQNAKGGRSKGKARLARLEELQSQDYQKRNETNEIFIPPGERLGNMVMEFKNVSKKFGDRLLIDNLSMLIPPGAIVGIIGPNGAGKSTLFKMITGQEKPDSGEIVIGPTVQLSYVDQSRDKLEGNHNVFQEIAGGLDILNINGIEIQSRAYIGRFNFKGQDQQKMVGSLSGGERGRLHMAKTLLQGGNVLLLDEPSNDLDIETLRALEDALLEFPGNTFVISHDRWFLDRIATHIIAFEGDSHVEFFQGNYREYEEDKKRRMGDDAAPKRLRFKALK; encoded by the coding sequence ATGTCCTCGCAATACATCTACACCATGAACCGCGTGTCCAAGGTGGTCCCGCCCAAGCGGCAGATCATCAAGGACATCTCGCTGTCCTTCTTCCCGGGCGCGAAGATCGGCCTGCTGGGCCTGAACGGCGCCGGCAAGTCGACCGTGCTGAAGATCATGGCCGGCGTGGATACCGACTTCGAGGGCGAGGCACGCCCGCAGCCGGGCATCAAGGTCGGCTACCTGGCGCAGGAACCGGAACTGGACCCGAACAAGACCGTGCGCGAGTCGGTCGAGGAAGGCGTGGGCGAAGTGCTGCAGGCCCAGGCTGCGCTGGAGGCGGTGTACGCCGCCTACGCCGAGGAAGGCGCCGACTTCGACGCCCTGGCCAAGGAACAGGAGCGCCTGGAGGCGATCCTGGCCGCCGGCGACGCGCACACCCTGGAAAACCAGCTGGACGTGGCTGCCGATGCGCTGCGCCTGCCGCCGTGGGATGCCAAGATCGCCAACCTGTCCGGCGGTGAAAAGCGCCGCGTCGCGCTGTGCCGCCTGCTGCTGCAGAAGCCGGACATGCTGCTGCTGGACGAACCGACCAACCACCTCGACGCCGAGTCGGTGGAATGGCTGGAACAGTTCCTGGCGCGCTACACCGGCACCGTGGTGGCCGTTACCCACGATCGCTACTTCCTGGACAACGCCGCCGAGTGGATCCTGGAACTGGACCGCGGCCGCGGCATTCCGTGGAAGGGCAACTACACCGAATGGCTGGTGCAGAAGGATGAGCGCCTGAAGCAGGAAGAAAACCAGGAAAAGGCCCGCCAGAAGGCGATCCAGAAGGAACTGGAGTGGTCGCGCCAGAACGCCAAGGGCGGCCGTTCCAAGGGCAAGGCCCGTCTGGCCCGCCTGGAAGAGCTGCAGTCGCAGGATTACCAGAAGCGCAACGAGACCAACGAAATCTTCATCCCGCCGGGCGAGCGCCTGGGCAACATGGTGATGGAGTTCAAGAACGTGTCCAAGAAGTTCGGCGACCGCCTGCTGATCGACAACCTGTCGATGCTGATTCCGCCGGGCGCGATCGTCGGCATCATCGGCCCGAACGGCGCCGGCAAGTCGACGCTGTTCAAGATGATCACCGGCCAGGAGAAGCCGGATTCGGGCGAGATCGTGATCGGCCCGACCGTGCAGCTGTCCTACGTGGACCAGAGCCGCGACAAGCTGGAAGGCAACCACAACGTCTTCCAGGAAATCGCCGGTGGCCTGGACATCCTCAACATCAACGGCATCGAGATCCAGTCGCGCGCCTACATCGGACGCTTCAACTTCAAGGGCCAGGACCAGCAGAAGATGGTCGGCTCGCTGTCCGGTGGTGAGCGTGGCCGCCTGCACATGGCCAAGACCCTGCTGCAGGGTGGCAACGTGCTGCTGCTCGACGAACCGTCCAACGACCTGGACATCGAAACGCTGCGTGCGCTGGAAGACGCGCTGCTGGAGTTCCCGGGCAACACCTTCGTGATCTCGCACGACCGCTGGTTCCTGGACCGCATCGCCACGCACATCATCGCTTTCGAAGGCGACTCGCACGTGGAGTTCTTCCAGGGCAACTACCGCGAGTACGAGGAAGACAAGAAGCGCCGCATGGGCGATGACGCTGCGCCGAAGCGCCTGCGCTTCAAGGCACTGAAGTAA
- the thiL gene encoding thiamine-phosphate kinase, whose translation MSLAEFALIDRIRARTAERDDVLLGIGDDAALLQPRANEQLVVTADTLNSGVHFPVETPAFDIGWKTLAVNLSDLASMGARPAWCTLALSLPETSEDWIEAFADGFFALADQHDVALIGGDTTRGPLSLSVTAMGQVGRGQALRRDRAQAGDDIWVSGTLGDAAGALRLWQQGALNVATATLLADYERLRVRLLRPTPRVTLGLRLRAFAHAAVDVSDGLLADLGHIARRSDVAAHVDTDALPISHALRELLGRDGARDCALRGGDDYELCFTAAADQRDALHYLAESLDLPLTRIGRIAEGQGVHVDGEVADGGYQHFA comes from the coding sequence ATGTCCCTGGCCGAATTCGCCCTCATCGACCGTATCCGCGCCCGCACCGCCGAGCGCGATGACGTGCTGCTCGGCATCGGTGACGATGCCGCGCTGCTGCAGCCGCGCGCGAATGAACAGCTGGTGGTGACCGCCGATACACTCAACAGTGGCGTGCACTTCCCGGTGGAGACGCCGGCCTTCGATATCGGCTGGAAGACGCTGGCGGTCAATCTTTCCGATCTTGCGTCGATGGGCGCGCGACCGGCCTGGTGCACCCTGGCGCTGTCATTGCCGGAAACGTCCGAAGACTGGATCGAGGCATTCGCCGATGGCTTCTTCGCATTGGCCGACCAGCATGACGTCGCGCTGATCGGGGGTGACACCACGCGCGGACCGCTGTCGTTGTCTGTCACCGCAATGGGCCAGGTGGGCCGTGGTCAGGCCCTGCGCCGCGACCGTGCACAGGCCGGCGATGACATATGGGTCAGTGGCACGCTGGGGGATGCGGCAGGTGCGCTGCGCCTGTGGCAACAGGGGGCGCTGAACGTGGCCACGGCCACGTTGCTGGCCGATTACGAACGCCTGCGCGTGCGCCTGCTGCGGCCGACGCCGCGTGTCACCCTCGGCCTGCGCCTGCGTGCCTTCGCGCATGCGGCAGTGGATGTGTCCGACGGACTGCTGGCCGATCTGGGCCACATCGCCCGCCGCAGTGACGTGGCAGCGCATGTCGATACCGATGCGTTGCCGATCTCGCACGCGCTGCGTGAGCTGCTCGGCCGCGATGGCGCGCGCGACTGTGCATTGCGTGGCGGAGACGACTACGAGCTGTGCTTCACCGCGGCCGCCGATCAGCGCGACGCACTGCATTACCTCGCCGAATCGCTGGACCTGCCGCTCACCCGCATTGGCCGCATCGCCGAAGGGCAGGGCGTGCACGTGGATGGCGAAGTGGCCGACGGTGGTTATCAGCACTTCGCCTGA